Proteins from a genomic interval of Hallerella porci:
- a CDS encoding HamA C-terminal domain-containing protein codes for MSVPFEIIINKVPFSTICTVASLSPIDNKSVLGLVNDFEDGKWRYEKFQNYIWDNLQETALSLRERQALYGNPMSLLKKASQKLKLVENAGEEKGGEIAEALLYGVMKDYYGAISAVPKIYYKQNSQDPAKGADSVHVVIESEDSFSLWHGEAKFYNNIEDARLYKIVESVHDICETANIKKENSIITDVRDLDLIEMNESLRTKIKSLLDDDISIDKIKPILHIPIMLLYECPLTETQNEWSPEYVDNVIAFQKDRANSYFKKQINKCKDVSKYSEIKFHLVLFPVPKKEKILEDFRKHAEFLRG; via the coding sequence ATGTCTGTTCCATTTGAAATAATAATTAACAAGGTCCCCTTTTCTACTATATGTACTGTCGCATCGTTATCTCCTATTGATAACAAATCTGTTTTGGGCTTAGTAAATGATTTTGAAGACGGCAAATGGCGTTATGAAAAATTCCAAAATTATATTTGGGATAATTTGCAAGAAACGGCTTTATCACTAAGGGAACGGCAGGCTTTATATGGCAACCCAATGAGTTTGTTAAAAAAGGCTTCCCAAAAATTAAAATTGGTAGAAAACGCAGGGGAAGAAAAAGGGGGCGAAATTGCTGAAGCTCTTTTATATGGAGTTATGAAAGACTATTACGGAGCAATTTCCGCCGTGCCTAAAATATATTACAAACAAAATTCACAGGACCCTGCTAAAGGGGCTGATAGTGTACATGTTGTCATAGAATCAGAAGATTCTTTTTCACTATGGCATGGAGAGGCAAAATTTTATAATAATATAGAAGATGCTCGATTGTATAAAATTGTAGAGTCAGTTCATGATATATGTGAGACGGCGAATATAAAAAAAGAAAATAGTATAATTACGGATGTTCGGGATTTAGATTTGATAGAAATGAATGAGTCTTTAAGAACAAAAATTAAATCACTGCTGGACGATGATATTTCAATTGATAAAATTAAACCGATATTGCACATTCCTATTATGTTGCTATATGAATGCCCTTTGACTGAAACGCAAAATGAATGGTCGCCAGAGTATGTTGATAATGTGATTGCTTTTCAAAAAGATCGCGCAAATTCATATTTTAAGAAACAAATAAACAAGTGTAAAGACGTGTCCAAATATTCGGAAATAAAATTTCATCTTGTCCTGTTTCCCGTGCCAAAGAAAGAAAAAATTTTAGAAGATTTTCGAAAACATGCTGAATTTTTAAGGGGTTAA
- a CDS encoding DEAD/DEAH box helicase has product MSEIRSDVFEKCREINSLLNSGNEKDARNELIKMLDFLQEKDIPYNSLVNHLIREVGLFPYFDEKQADWMDSLACEMFRADVGFEKSVILHREQSLVLKRLLAGESVAVSAPTSFGKSFIIDAYIKLKQPQNVVILVPTIALMDETRRRLYKSFSRDYEIITQSDSDIGEKNIFIFPPERALTFKNVIQDIDIFIIDEFYKASVQFDPDRAPSLIKCLLQFSNKANQRYFLAPNISCLEDNPFTQGMSFYYTDFNTVYLNSKNYYPQINVAPDQKAKFLFDILKENPGKTLVYAGTFTEIGKLKDSYLSSGINRNSSELLDSFSKWLSDNYQPIWYLSDLAKRGIGMHNGRLHRSLAQIQIKLFEERTNGLNDLISTSSIIEGVNTEAKNVIIWKNKIGSRNLNFFTYKNIMGRSGRMFKHFVGNVFLLDKTPEEESVQLSLKLPQDSIFDPALLDSSKFSAEEIEDATLIQREIESEIGQESFSSVKDDFYFSDVKKKSVKYIITDLKDKPTKWNGLGYLNSDNPSEWDFCLKNILYLMHSIGDRDAVEKVAAFIEILPWNWTKTIPEILDMLSEYDFSIDNFFELEKKVTYNFVQFFTLFNHLQKSILDSGVDISPFIAKMKTVFLPPVVLQMEEFGLPRMISRKIHNAGLINFEDKELTSKKVIEQFISIGKERICQINTLDSFDKYVVDFFYDGIAIK; this is encoded by the coding sequence GTGTCTGAAATTCGTTCTGATGTGTTTGAAAAATGTAGAGAAATCAATTCATTGCTGAATAGCGGTAATGAAAAAGATGCTCGAAATGAATTGATTAAAATGCTTGATTTCCTTCAGGAGAAGGATATTCCGTATAACTCTTTGGTGAATCATTTGATTCGCGAAGTTGGATTGTTCCCATATTTTGATGAGAAACAAGCTGACTGGATGGATTCTCTTGCTTGCGAAATGTTTAGAGCAGATGTTGGTTTTGAAAAATCAGTAATTTTGCATAGGGAACAATCTTTGGTATTGAAGAGGTTGCTGGCTGGTGAAAGTGTTGCTGTAAGTGCACCAACAAGTTTTGGCAAAAGTTTCATTATTGACGCATACATCAAGTTGAAACAACCTCAGAATGTTGTGATTCTTGTTCCAACTATTGCCTTGATGGATGAAACAAGGAGAAGACTGTATAAAAGTTTTTCAAGAGATTATGAAATAATAACTCAATCGGATTCTGATATTGGCGAGAAAAACATATTTATATTTCCTCCAGAACGAGCCTTGACCTTTAAGAATGTAATTCAAGATATTGATATTTTTATAATCGATGAATTTTATAAAGCGAGTGTTCAATTTGATCCAGATAGAGCACCTTCGTTAATAAAATGCCTGCTTCAATTTTCCAATAAGGCAAATCAAAGGTATTTCCTTGCTCCAAACATTTCCTGTTTAGAAGATAATCCATTTACTCAGGGCATGTCTTTTTATTATACTGATTTTAATACAGTATACCTAAACTCGAAAAATTATTATCCACAAATAAATGTTGCTCCTGATCAGAAGGCCAAATTTTTATTTGATATTTTAAAAGAAAATCCTGGAAAAACTCTTGTCTATGCAGGAACTTTTACTGAAATCGGAAAATTAAAGGATTCGTATCTGAGCAGCGGGATAAATCGTAATTCAAGTGAATTATTGGATTCCTTTTCTAAGTGGTTGTCCGATAATTATCAACCTATTTGGTATTTGTCAGATTTGGCTAAAAGAGGTATAGGAATGCATAATGGTCGTTTGCATAGATCATTAGCGCAAATTCAGATAAAGTTGTTTGAGGAGAGAACAAATGGCTTAAACGACTTGATTTCAACATCTTCTATTATAGAAGGTGTTAATACGGAAGCGAAAAATGTTATAATATGGAAAAACAAAATAGGATCGCGAAATTTAAATTTTTTTACCTATAAAAATATTATGGGTCGTAGTGGCCGTATGTTCAAACATTTTGTGGGAAATGTTTTCTTGTTAGATAAAACTCCAGAGGAAGAATCGGTTCAACTTTCGTTAAAACTTCCACAAGACTCAATATTTGATCCTGCTTTGCTTGATTCTTCTAAATTCTCTGCAGAAGAGATTGAAGATGCAACATTAATTCAACGAGAAATAGAAAGTGAAATTGGACAGGAGTCGTTTTCATCTGTAAAAGATGATTTCTATTTTTCCGATGTCAAAAAGAAATCTGTTAAGTATATAATTACGGATTTAAAGGACAAGCCTACTAAATGGAATGGGTTAGGTTATTTGAATTCAGATAATCCTAGTGAGTGGGACTTTTGTTTAAAAAACATTTTGTATTTAATGCATAGTATCGGTGACAGGGACGCAGTTGAAAAGGTTGCTGCGTTTATTGAAATTTTACCCTGGAATTGGACAAAAACGATTCCAGAAATTTTGGATATGCTAAGTGAATATGATTTTAGTATTGACAATTTCTTTGAATTAGAAAAGAAAGTTACTTATAATTTTGTTCAATTCTTTACACTGTTTAACCATCTTCAAAAAAGTATTCTCGATTCCGGAGTGGATATTAGCCCGTTCATTGCCAAAATGAAAACTGTATTCTTGCCACCAGTTGTTTTACAAATGGAAGAATTTGGATTGCCAAGAATGATTTCAAGAAAAATTCATAATGCGGGTTTGATAAATTTTGAAGATAAAGAATTAACAAGCAAAAAAGTGATTGAACAATTTATTAGTATTGGAAAAGAACGAATTTGTCAAATAAATACATTAGATTCATTTGACAAATATGTCGTTGATTTCTTTTATGATGGGATTGCTATAAAATAA
- a CDS encoding restriction endonuclease subunit S yields the protein MMKRLGDYIRPVDVRNRDLKVTRLLGVSITKEFMPSIANIVGTDLSAYKVVTKGQFAYGPVTSRNGDKISVALLDGYDDAIISQAYTVFEVVDTNALDPEYLMMWFRRPEFDRYARFHSHGSAREVFDWEEMCEVQVPVPAIEKQRETVAEYNTLATRIETNKKLISTLEQTAQTLYRHTFVDNIDPNNLPEGWRMGTVGEFCAKMTSGGTPSRTNNDYWNSKDYPWLKTGEVQNNVIFETEEYISEAGLKNSSAKLIPTGSVVMAMYGATAAQVGYLQCETTTNQACCNMICKSEVDAAFLYFHFLVNQEEIKRLATGGAQENLSQDVISAQPILIVDDNSVKQAFSAIMQKFVCCFKEIKILTQTQTLLLSKMGA from the coding sequence ATGATGAAACGGCTTGGTGACTACATACGGCCCGTAGATGTGCGGAACAGGGACTTGAAAGTGACGCGGTTACTTGGCGTGAGCATCACGAAAGAATTCATGCCCTCTATCGCCAATATTGTCGGCACAGATTTGTCCGCCTATAAAGTGGTGACCAAGGGGCAATTTGCTTATGGTCCCGTAACGTCTCGCAATGGTGATAAAATTTCAGTTGCCTTGTTGGACGGATATGACGACGCCATCATTTCGCAGGCCTATACCGTTTTTGAAGTCGTTGATACGAACGCCCTGGATCCCGAATATCTGATGATGTGGTTCCGTCGCCCGGAATTTGACCGCTACGCCCGCTTCCATTCTCACGGCAGCGCCCGCGAGGTCTTTGACTGGGAAGAAATGTGCGAAGTCCAGGTCCCCGTCCCCGCAATTGAAAAACAGCGTGAAACCGTCGCCGAATACAACACCCTCGCCACCCGCATTGAAACCAACAAGAAACTCATCTCCACCCTCGAACAAACCGCCCAAACCCTCTACCGCCACACCTTCGTCGACAACATCGACCCAAACAACCTGCCCGAAGGCTGGAGGATGGGAACCGTTGGCGAGTTTTGTGCTAAAATGACATCAGGCGGAACACCTAGCCGAACAAATAATGATTATTGGAATTCCAAAGATTATCCATGGTTGAAAACTGGTGAAGTCCAAAATAATGTCATTTTTGAAACGGAAGAATACATCAGCGAAGCCGGCTTAAAGAATAGCTCTGCAAAGCTGATTCCCACAGGTTCCGTCGTTATGGCTATGTATGGGGCAACTGCTGCACAAGTCGGCTATTTGCAATGCGAAACGACAACAAATCAAGCTTGTTGTAACATGATTTGCAAAAGTGAAGTTGATGCTGCTTTTTTGTATTTCCATTTTTTGGTTAACCAGGAAGAAATAAAGCGGCTCGCGACAGGCGGAGCACAAGAAAATCTCAGTCAAGATGTTATTTCGGCACAACCGATTTTGATTGTTGATGATAATTCTGTAAAACAAGCATTTTCTGCAATAATGCAGAAATTTGTGTGTTGCTTTAAAGAAATAAAAATATTAACCCAAACGCAAACCCTTCTCCTCTCTAAAATGGGGGCGTAA